From one Coffea eugenioides isolate CCC68of chromosome 11, Ceug_1.0, whole genome shotgun sequence genomic stretch:
- the LOC113751646 gene encoding uncharacterized protein LOC113751646, with protein sequence MIYLIQHSHKNLEEYFFFLWLSKMASSRINEDRSNRSAAYRAVIQGKKQSEETFRSFWREEGVKPLDKFGDTVLHFLAIYGNEDAVRLLLRDGLVTSENLKAKNVNGDTALHEAARYGHKDVAEIMLRTEKDLAYERNKLGETPLFVAAACGKKEVFSLLEKYIGDCMMRRNDGCTILHAAVIGGYYSLAIGILESYPDLAGKRNEKGKTALHLLAAKPESFRSVSAYTLRDLGTKSLIPVHMLRAIIYWCIPVLNKESQPVNSAEEPSNSASIHKLDRSSSVNYILGFPWLKEIDDAKQSHAVALMLAERLIKREDWSQYVHTEDKDLEGSQFGISSEKKNRMPDPLIQATRLGIIEVVQEILSVYPEALYTFDGKGRNILQIAVAEKKWFLYDHLMTSGTNMDRMLSAIDHEGNSIIHLAAHLESPPSTPPGVFQQMMWAVLWFKRVQYDSYPYLWELQNSDGKTARQVFETNHASLRENAERTVRELANAVLIVSTLIGTINFAAIFTVPGGFDQKTGEAIFLSNRHWEFGLLMFYLAGGLFSALFTMGTLLVIIFMRFETEDFYLSLPFYYVTDMISIFYSAVFTIVACCQALIVQKVVITDYTPLVVFFFIYGLIALVLMETSYVIFDYKYYLIRYCLCYRGLES encoded by the exons atgatttacttgATACAGCACTCTCATAAGAACCttgaagaatattttttttttctgtggcTATCCAAAATGGCAAGCTCAAGAATCAACGAGGATAGGAGCAACCGATCTGCTGCTTATAGAGCAGTCATACAGGGAAAAAAACAATCAGAAGAAACCTTTCGCAGTTTCTGGAGGGAAGAAGGTGTGAAACCACTTGATAAATTTGGTGATACTGTTCTCCATTTTCTCGCCATTTACGGAAATGAGGATGCCGTCAGATTACTTCTCCGGGATGGTCTTGTGACCAGTGAAAATCTGAAGGCAAAGAATGTCAATGGCGACACTGCATTGCATGAAGCTGCAAGATATGGCCACAAGGATGTTGCGGAGATCATGTTAAGGACAGAAAAGGATTTAGCGTATGAGAGAAACAAACTGGGTGAAACCCCTCTTTTTGTGGCTGCTGCATGTGGGAAAAAGGAAGTTTTCTCACTTCTGGAAAAGTACATCGGTGATTGCATGATGAGGAGGAATGATGGATGCACAATCCTTCATGCTGCTGTAATTGGAGGATATTACA GTTTGGCAATTGGCATATTGGAGTCGTATCCTGATCTTGCTGGCAAAcgtaatgaaaaaggaaaaactgcTTTACATCTTTTGGCTGCAAAACCAGAGTCCTTCAGGAGTGTTTCTGCCTACACGCTCAGAGATCTTGGGACGAAGTCCCTCATTCCTGTGCATATGCTCCGAGCTATAATCTATTGGT GTATTCCGGTCTTGAACAAGGAATCGCAACCTGTCAACAGTGCAGAAGAACCAAGCAATTCAGCTTCCATTCATAAATTGGACAGATCTTCTTCTGTCAATTATATCTTGG GTTTTCCTTGGCTTAAAGAAATTGATGATGCAAAGCAAAGCCATGCAGTTGCACTAATGCTTGCAGAAAGGTTAATCAAAAGAGAAGATTGGAGCCAATATGTGCATACAGAGGACAAAGATCTTGAAGGCAGCCAGTTTGGGATATcatcagaaaagaaaaataggatgCCAGATCCACTAATACAAGCAACGAGACTGGGGATCATTGAGGTAGTTCAGGAAATCCTCAGTGTCTACCCTGAAGCTTTGTATACCTTCGATGGAAAAGGAAGGAATATACTGCAAATTGCAGTGGCGGAGAAAAAATGGTTCTTGTACGACCACTTGATGACTAGTGGTACTAACATGGACAGGATGCTAAGTGCTATTGATCACGAAGGAAATAGCATTATACATCTCGCAGCACACCTGGAATCCCCTCCCAGCACTCCCCCTGGAGTTTTTCAGCAAATGATGTGGGCAGTCCTCTGGTTTAAG CGGGTTCAATATGACTCTTATCCATATCTCTGGGAACTACAAAATTCTGATGGGAAGACAGCAAGACAAGTATTCGAGACGAACCATGCAAGCCTACGCGAAAATGCTGAGAGAACTGTGAGAGAATTGGCCAACGCTGTGTTGATTGTGTCTACCCTCATTGGTACCATAAACTTTGCTGCAATTTTTACTGTACCTGGAGGTTTCGATCAAAAGACTGGAGAGGCCATTTTTCTCAGCAACCGGCACTGGGAATTCGGCTTGTTGATGTTCTACTTAGCTGGAGGGCTGTTCTCCGCTCTGTTCACCATGGGGACCCTGCTTGTGATTATCTTTATGCGATTCGAAACTGAGGATTTTTATCTTTCCCTGCCCTTCTACTATGTGACGGACATGATTTCCATCTTCTACTCCGCGGTCTTCACAATCGTAGCATGTTGCCAAGCATTAATAGTGCAGAAAGTTGTGATTACCGACTACACACCCCTTGTGGTGTTCTTCTTTATCTATGGTCTGATAGCCCTTGTGCTCATGGAAACATCATATGTGATATTCGACTATAAGTATTACCTAATTCGTTATTGCCTTTGTTATAGAGGGCTAGAATCTTAA
- the LOC113752365 gene encoding putative late blight resistance protein homolog R1A-3, giving the protein MPNEDLELLLYQNLRRNRYLVFMDDMWNIEAWNELQNPFPDDRNGSRILITSRLHHVVSQFTEEGDLLNLRPLSENESWELLKRKVFTEEGYPEALVEVGKEIARNCQGLPLSVVAISGLLKTTNMICNMWKAISESLNSLIVNDPQTRCLDILELSVEICQLFLQILSD; this is encoded by the coding sequence ATGCCCAATGAAGATTTGGAATTGCTATTGTATCAGAACTTGAGGAGGAATCGTTATCTTGTCTTTATGGATGACATGTGGAATATTGAAGCATGGAATGAGTTGCAGAACCCTTTTCCAGATGACAGAAATGGAAGCAGAATTCTGATAACAAGTCGTCTCCATCATGTTGTTTCACAATTCACAGAAGAAGGTGATCTTTTAAATCTTCGTCCACTATCAGAAAATGAAAGCTGGGAgttactaaaaaggaaggtattCACAGAAGAAGGCTATCCAGAGGCATTAGTTGAAGTTGGGAAGGAAATTGCTAGAAATTGTCAAGGACTACCCCTTTCAGTTGTTGCCATATCTGGTCTCCTTAAAACAACAAACATGATATGCAACATGTGGAAAGCAATTTCTGAAAGCTTGAACTCACTCATAGTTAATGATCCACAAACGAGGTGCTTGGACATCCTGGAACTTAGTGTTGAGATATGCCAACTTTTCCTACAGATTTTATCAGATTAA